The proteins below come from a single Microbulbifer sp. Q7 genomic window:
- a CDS encoding MotA/TolQ/ExbB proton channel family protein, whose amino-acid sequence MLEIIKSGGWLMLPILLCSVAVIAIFIERLWTLNERKIAPRALLGEVWTSLKSNQLTTEKIKELRDSSPLGRIFAAGLANSRHGRDVMKDSIEEAASQVVHELERFLNVLGTIAAVAPLIGLLGTVVGMIQVFTAIMLEGTGNAGVLAGGISQALITTAAGLSVAIPALMAHRYFQRRVDSIVVTMEQEAVKLVDALHSDRRIEAAA is encoded by the coding sequence GTGTTAGAAATCATCAAATCCGGCGGTTGGCTGATGCTGCCAATCCTGCTTTGTTCTGTCGCTGTCATCGCCATTTTCATCGAGCGTCTGTGGACGCTCAACGAGCGCAAGATCGCGCCACGCGCGCTGCTCGGAGAGGTCTGGACCAGCCTGAAAAGCAATCAGCTCACCACGGAAAAGATTAAGGAACTGCGTGATTCGAGCCCTCTGGGCCGTATTTTTGCCGCCGGGCTCGCGAACTCCAGGCACGGCCGCGATGTAATGAAAGACAGTATCGAAGAGGCCGCCAGCCAGGTGGTGCACGAGCTGGAGCGCTTTCTCAATGTGCTGGGCACCATCGCGGCGGTGGCACCGCTGATCGGCCTGCTGGGGACCGTCGTCGGCATGATCCAGGTATTTACCGCGATTATGCTCGAGGGCACCGGCAACGCTGGAGTACTGGCCGGCGGTATCTCGCAGGCCCTGATTACCACCGCAGCGGGGCTCAGTGTGGCGATTCCCGCCCTTATGGCGCACCGTTACTTTCAGCGCCGCGTGGACTCCATCGTGGTGACCATGGAGCAGGAAGCCGTCAAACTGGTGGATGCTCTGCACAGCGACCGCCGCATCGAAGCGGCGGCCTGA
- a CDS encoding biopolymer transporter ExbD, which translates to MQFRRQNTEQDGVNLTPLIDVVFLLLIFFMVSTTFTKESHLKLNLPEAAGPQAETPPSTIEVLINADGSYSVDGRALINKKLATLKSALSEVSGGEYNRPLIITADATAQHQAVVRAMDAAGQLGFVHLSITTRQPDEQ; encoded by the coding sequence ATGCAATTTCGCCGCCAGAATACCGAGCAGGACGGGGTAAACCTCACACCACTGATTGATGTGGTGTTCCTGCTGCTGATCTTCTTTATGGTGTCTACCACCTTTACCAAGGAAAGCCATCTCAAGCTGAATCTTCCGGAGGCCGCGGGTCCGCAGGCAGAAACCCCGCCTTCCACCATCGAAGTGCTGATCAATGCCGACGGCTCTTACTCCGTGGATGGCCGGGCCCTGATCAACAAGAAGTTGGCCACACTCAAATCTGCACTGTCGGAAGTGTCCGGCGGCGAGTACAATCGCCCGCTGATCATTACCGCAGATGCCACCGCTCAACATCAGGCGGTGGTTCGTGCTATGGATGCCGCGGGGCAGCTGGGATTTGTACACCTCAGCATTACTACCCGGCAGCCGGACGAACAGTAA
- the msbA gene encoding lipid A export permease/ATP-binding protein MsbA, translating into MDKSSQPVLKPRHGAKTYRRLLSYAIPQWPLFVVAVFGFLLFSSMEVVLIAVTELLLDAVGAGIEQGKGFLSRYVAGFFPGGIMPQETARWLVPSAMLVIIILRAIGNFIGSYGLAYVARAVIHQLRSELFEHIGQLPSSYFDRYTGAFLISKVAYNVEQVTNSITKALRTLIRSSFTAIGLLTYLLLVNWKLTLTFFLFVPIIAVIVAIVGRRFRKLSHRIQNTMGDVTHVTQEAINGYEVVRMYGGRKYENARFQSASNANRQQFMKLVVADNASVSVIQTLVGLATAVLVWFALAPGMVESMTAGVFASYIGAAASLAKPIRNLSEVYAEIQKGIAAAESIFEVFDTPKESAGGQLALPKPVTGTVTFEHLVFRYNEDGPDVLADIDFTVQAGQTVALVGASGSGKSTLVSLLSRFYEPTAGRILLDGVDITQVPVSELRAQISLVSQNIVLFNDTVFRNIAYGELEGKSEAEVQRAVDLAHAREFIDELPEGLNTVLGDNAQILSGGQRQRLAIARALLKDSPLLILDEATSALDNASERHIQAALTEVMKNRTTFVIAHRLSTIENADCILVMDQGRIVESGSHRELLAQRGRYAALLQQQSGGVLE; encoded by the coding sequence ATGGATAAATCTTCCCAGCCGGTGCTGAAGCCCCGGCACGGTGCCAAGACCTATCGCCGTCTCCTCTCATATGCCATCCCCCAGTGGCCGCTGTTTGTGGTCGCTGTATTCGGCTTCCTGCTGTTTTCCAGTATGGAAGTGGTGCTGATCGCGGTCACCGAGCTGCTGCTGGATGCCGTGGGTGCCGGCATTGAGCAGGGCAAAGGGTTTCTCTCCCGCTATGTGGCCGGATTCTTCCCCGGTGGCATCATGCCGCAGGAAACCGCGCGCTGGCTGGTGCCTTCGGCCATGCTGGTCATCATTATCCTGCGGGCCATTGGTAATTTCATCGGCAGCTACGGGCTCGCCTATGTGGCCCGGGCGGTCATTCACCAGCTTCGCTCCGAGCTGTTCGAGCATATCGGGCAGCTGCCCAGTAGCTACTTTGACCGTTACACCGGCGCTTTCCTGATTTCCAAGGTTGCCTACAACGTCGAGCAGGTGACCAACTCGATCACCAAGGCGCTGCGGACCCTGATCCGCTCGTCGTTCACGGCCATCGGTCTTCTAACCTACCTGCTGCTGGTGAACTGGAAGCTCACGCTCACCTTCTTTCTGTTCGTGCCGATCATCGCCGTGATCGTCGCCATTGTCGGACGGCGCTTTCGGAAACTTAGTCACCGTATCCAGAACACCATGGGCGATGTTACTCACGTCACCCAGGAAGCCATCAATGGCTATGAAGTGGTGCGTATGTACGGCGGCCGCAAGTACGAGAACGCGCGCTTTCAATCGGCGAGTAACGCCAATCGCCAGCAGTTTATGAAGCTGGTTGTGGCCGACAATGCGAGTGTTTCGGTCATCCAGACCCTGGTGGGCCTGGCTACCGCCGTACTGGTGTGGTTTGCACTGGCACCCGGCATGGTGGAGTCCATGACTGCGGGGGTGTTCGCGTCGTATATCGGGGCGGCGGCGTCGCTGGCGAAACCTATTCGCAACCTGTCCGAGGTGTATGCGGAAATCCAGAAAGGGATCGCCGCCGCGGAAAGTATTTTTGAAGTGTTTGATACCCCCAAAGAGTCGGCAGGTGGCCAGCTGGCATTGCCCAAGCCGGTTACTGGAACAGTCACCTTCGAGCACCTGGTCTTCCGCTATAACGAGGACGGCCCGGATGTGCTGGCCGATATCGACTTCACTGTGCAGGCGGGGCAGACAGTGGCACTGGTGGGGGCATCCGGCTCGGGCAAGAGCACACTGGTGAGCCTGCTGTCACGGTTTTACGAGCCCACCGCGGGGCGGATTCTGCTGGATGGTGTCGATATTACCCAGGTGCCGGTTTCTGAGCTGCGGGCGCAGATCAGCCTGGTTTCGCAAAATATTGTCCTGTTCAACGATACCGTCTTTCGCAACATTGCCTACGGTGAGCTGGAAGGTAAGTCGGAAGCCGAAGTTCAGCGCGCGGTCGATCTGGCCCACGCACGGGAGTTCATCGACGAGTTGCCCGAGGGGCTCAACACGGTGCTCGGGGATAATGCCCAAATACTGTCGGGCGGCCAGCGCCAGCGCCTGGCGATTGCGCGGGCACTGCTTAAAGACTCCCCGCTGTTGATTTTGGACGAGGCCACTTCCGCCCTGGACAACGCGTCGGAGCGGCATATCCAGGCGGCGCTGACGGAAGTGATGAAGAACCGGACCACCTTTGTGATCGCGCACCGGCTGAGTACGATCGAGAATGCGGATTGCATCCTGGTGATGGATCAGGGGCGCATCGTGGAAAGTGGCTCCCACCGCGAGCTGTTGGCACAGCGTGGCCGCTACGCGGCGTTGCTGCAGCAGCAGTCCGGCGGTGTGCTCGAATGA
- the lpxK gene encoding tetraacyldisaccharide 4'-kinase: MSLENWLNKRWYPAVDGGSDSSMPLPLLAPLELVFRHGSRLRKLRNPPEPLPVPVIVVGNITVGGAGKTPLVAELGRWLQERGHKPGIISRGYGGRAKYYPYNVTAQSHPLESGDEPLMLHLMTGLPVMVSPKRAEAARALIDQHGCDVILSDDGLQHYGLWRSMEICVVDGQRGLGNEHLLPRGPLRESPERLDSVDMVVVNGAPVPMTESQCGDKADFVMELEPALWHQFNLDQTSTLKLASGPEVGPCHGVAAIGNPQRFFNALRQLGYAVMEMPFPDHHQYSQQELQLDGETPVIMTMKDAVKCRDFWQSHWWALEARAQLPDLFYQRIHHHLESFQPA; the protein is encoded by the coding sequence ATGTCGCTTGAAAACTGGTTAAACAAACGTTGGTATCCCGCCGTAGACGGCGGCAGTGACAGCAGCATGCCGCTGCCCCTGCTCGCGCCCCTGGAGCTGGTTTTTCGTCACGGTAGCCGCCTGCGCAAGCTGCGCAATCCGCCGGAGCCACTGCCGGTACCAGTGATTGTGGTGGGTAACATCACCGTGGGCGGTGCAGGGAAAACCCCGCTGGTTGCCGAGCTCGGCCGCTGGCTACAGGAGCGCGGACACAAGCCCGGAATTATCAGCCGTGGCTACGGCGGGCGCGCCAAATATTACCCCTACAACGTCACCGCTCAGTCACACCCTTTGGAGTCCGGTGATGAACCGCTGATGCTGCACCTCATGACCGGCCTGCCGGTGATGGTTTCGCCCAAGCGGGCGGAGGCGGCGAGGGCGCTGATCGATCAGCACGGTTGCGACGTGATTCTGTCGGATGATGGTCTGCAGCATTATGGCCTGTGGCGCAGCATGGAAATTTGCGTGGTGGACGGCCAACGTGGGCTTGGCAACGAGCATCTGTTGCCCCGTGGGCCCCTGCGTGAATCCCCGGAAAGACTCGACAGTGTCGACATGGTGGTCGTCAATGGGGCGCCCGTCCCGATGACAGAATCTCAGTGCGGTGACAAGGCGGACTTCGTGATGGAGTTGGAGCCCGCGTTGTGGCATCAATTCAATCTTGATCAGACATCGACGCTCAAACTGGCGTCCGGGCCGGAGGTTGGGCCTTGCCATGGCGTCGCCGCCATCGGAAACCCCCAGCGCTTCTTTAACGCGCTTAGGCAGCTTGGCTACGCGGTAATGGAAATGCCGTTTCCCGATCACCACCAGTACTCCCAGCAGGAGTTGCAACTGGACGGGGAGACCCCGGTCATCATGACCATGAAAGACGCGGTCAAGTGCCGCGACTTCTGGCAAAGCCACTGGTGGGCCCTGGAGGCCAGGGCGCAGCTGCCAGACCTGTTTTATCAACGCATTCACCATCACCTTGAGAGTTTCCAGCCCGCATGA
- the kdsB gene encoding 3-deoxy-manno-octulosonate cytidylyltransferase, with translation MTDSSNPEFDVIIPARFGSSRLPGKPLADIAGKPMVQRVFERAQASAAQRVIVATDDARVADTVRGFGGEVCMTSPDHASGTDRLQEVATILGVADDRILVNVQGDEPLIPPAVINQVARNLAENTAAGVATLAEPILSADDFLNPNIVKVVTEGSGLARYFSRAPIPWPRDAFSVDRQSLPAGLNPRRHIGIYAYRAGLLNLFVSWPMAPIEQFEALEQLRFLYNGHGIHVADACEEVPGGVDTAQDLERMQAYFG, from the coding sequence ATGACCGATTCCAGCAACCCTGAATTTGACGTCATCATTCCCGCCCGATTTGGCTCCAGCCGCCTGCCGGGCAAGCCGTTGGCAGACATTGCCGGCAAGCCGATGGTACAGCGGGTATTTGAGCGTGCGCAGGCGAGTGCCGCTCAGCGAGTGATTGTGGCGACGGACGATGCGCGTGTTGCGGATACCGTGCGGGGATTTGGTGGTGAGGTGTGCATGACCAGCCCTGACCACGCCTCCGGTACTGACCGCCTGCAGGAAGTGGCGACCATTCTCGGGGTCGCAGATGATCGTATTCTGGTGAATGTGCAGGGGGATGAACCCTTGATTCCGCCCGCAGTAATCAATCAGGTGGCGCGCAACCTGGCAGAAAACACCGCCGCGGGCGTTGCCACATTAGCGGAACCTATTTTGTCGGCAGACGATTTTTTAAATCCTAATATCGTCAAGGTGGTGACCGAGGGTTCCGGCCTCGCACGCTATTTCTCCCGTGCGCCCATCCCTTGGCCAAGAGACGCATTTTCGGTGGACCGGCAGTCACTGCCTGCCGGGCTGAATCCGCGCCGCCATATTGGCATCTATGCTTACCGGGCGGGTTTGCTGAACCTGTTTGTCAGTTGGCCGATGGCGCCGATTGAGCAGTTCGAGGCTCTGGAGCAACTGCGGTTCCTGTACAACGGCCATGGGATTCATGTGGCCGATGCCTGCGAAGAGGTACCCGGCGGCGTCGACACCGCGCAGGATCTCGAGCGGATGCAAGCGTACTTTGGCTGA
- the murB gene encoding UDP-N-acetylmuramate dehydrogenase, whose translation MIQPDVDLQPYNTMTIAARAKYFCAATSLDEVREALQFAREQGLPILPLGGGSNIVLTADFPGLALHLGMQGLEFEPAGDGVRIRASAGENWHQLVMKSVELGYGGLENLALIPGNIGAAPIQNIGAYGVELKDTFERLTAIDVRTGELVSFTAEQCKFGYRDSIFKGPAKDQYLICEVVLKLPGDWQRHIAYPALQQYFSEHGFPLDQLTPAQVAAAVIDIRNSKLPNPVEIPNAGSFFKNPVVDESLYHSLKAEHPELVAFTAADGWKLAAGWLIDQAGWRGFSRNGVGVHDRQALVLVNPGHRCGSEVINLAGEIARDVQKKFGVTLEPEPRFYP comes from the coding sequence ATGATTCAGCCTGACGTAGATTTACAGCCCTATAACACCATGACGATTGCCGCGCGTGCGAAGTACTTCTGCGCAGCAACCTCATTGGATGAAGTGCGGGAGGCGTTACAGTTTGCCCGCGAGCAGGGGCTTCCGATATTGCCCCTGGGCGGTGGCAGCAACATTGTATTAACCGCTGACTTCCCAGGCCTGGCGCTGCATCTTGGTATGCAGGGGCTCGAATTTGAGCCTGCCGGTGATGGTGTCCGAATCCGCGCATCCGCCGGGGAAAACTGGCATCAGCTGGTCATGAAAAGTGTCGAGCTTGGCTACGGTGGGCTGGAAAACCTCGCGTTGATTCCCGGCAATATTGGTGCCGCCCCCATTCAAAATATTGGTGCCTATGGCGTCGAGTTGAAAGATACCTTTGAACGCCTCACCGCAATCGATGTGCGCACCGGCGAGCTTGTTTCTTTCACGGCTGAGCAGTGCAAGTTCGGCTATCGCGACAGTATTTTTAAGGGGCCGGCGAAAGACCAGTATCTGATCTGCGAGGTGGTGCTCAAGCTACCCGGTGATTGGCAGCGTCACATTGCCTACCCCGCGTTGCAGCAGTATTTTTCCGAACATGGTTTTCCACTTGATCAGCTTACCCCGGCGCAGGTCGCCGCCGCGGTGATCGATATCCGCAACAGCAAGTTGCCCAATCCGGTAGAGATTCCCAACGCTGGCAGTTTCTTCAAGAACCCGGTAGTGGATGAAAGTCTCTATCATTCGCTCAAGGCCGAGCATCCGGAACTGGTTGCTTTCACTGCCGCAGACGGTTGGAAGCTGGCCGCCGGCTGGTTGATTGATCAGGCCGGTTGGCGGGGCTTTTCCAGAAATGGGGTAGGGGTGCATGATCGCCAGGCGCTGGTGCTGGTCAACCCCGGGCACCGGTGTGGCAGCGAAGTGATTAACCTGGCCGGAGAGATCGCCCGTGATGTACAAAAAAAGTTTGGCGTAACTCTTGAACCCGAGCCGAGGTTTTATCCCTGA
- a CDS encoding response regulator — MIKVLVVDDHDLVRMGISRMLGDVDDIQVVGEAKSGEDAIAFVRETAVDVILMDVRMPGMGGLEATRKLIPRFPQAKVIAVSALDDDLFPSRLIQAGASGYVTKGADLEEMVRAIHSVVAGETYISSSMATKLALRSVSGGGSPFEDLSERELQTAVMIVNGNKVAEIAETLSVSPKTVNTYRYRIFEKLGLHSDVELTLLAVKHNVLDPEEAV; from the coding sequence TTGATAAAAGTCTTAGTGGTAGACGATCACGACCTGGTGCGAATGGGTATTTCGCGCATGTTAGGTGACGTCGACGATATCCAAGTAGTTGGCGAGGCCAAGAGTGGTGAAGACGCCATTGCCTTCGTCCGGGAGACAGCGGTAGACGTCATTCTCATGGACGTTCGCATGCCCGGCATGGGAGGGCTCGAAGCCACCCGCAAGCTCATTCCTCGCTTTCCTCAGGCGAAGGTTATCGCGGTGAGTGCGCTCGACGACGACCTCTTCCCGAGTCGCCTGATTCAGGCTGGTGCTTCTGGCTATGTGACCAAGGGTGCCGATCTCGAGGAGATGGTCAGGGCGATTCACTCGGTCGTTGCCGGGGAAACCTACATTAGTAGCTCCATGGCCACCAAATTGGCTCTGCGCAGTGTGAGTGGCGGCGGATCCCCGTTTGAGGATCTTTCGGAGCGAGAGCTGCAGACCGCGGTGATGATCGTGAATGGCAACAAGGTTGCAGAGATTGCTGAGACACTTTCGGTCAGTCCGAAAACGGTCAACACCTACCGATACCGAATTTTTGAGAAGCTCGGCTTGCATTCTGATGTGGAGCTCACGCTTCTGGCGGTCAAACACAACGTCCTGGACCCGGAAGAGGCGGTTTAA
- the uvrC gene encoding excinuclease ABC subunit UvrC, with amino-acid sequence MFDSKRFLTTVTRKPGVYQMFDDQGKVLYVGKAKNLRNRLSSYFRASGLTAKTMALVEKIADIEVTVTRSETEALVLEQSLIKSQRPPYNVMLKDDKGYPYIFLSSKDTFPRIAFHRGAKRKKGDYFGPFPNASSVRDSLNFLQKTFRIRTCEDSVFANRSRPCLQYQIERCTAPCVDFIDPEDYQADVRHAQMFLAGKSDSIIRELADEMEKASMELAFEKAARLRDQIVALRRLQSDQVAESGGADVDVLGVATSGGICCVHVLFVRQGRILGSRSYYPSEKLGLDDAALLSAFIPQFYLGTSRELPRQILVSEPLDDLEALQQALTKQAGKDIQVVHRLRGNRATWVEMAQQAASQNLQSRTASQQKLQDRFENLQEVLRLDGLPERLECFDISHSSGEATVASCVVFDTGGPVKSDYRRFNIEDITAGDDYAAMSQALKRRYTRLSNGEGRFPNILLIDGGKGQVTQAVDALNQLGVTGVQIIGVSKGTTRKAGFETLHVVAEGRELVLGADSPALHLIQQVRDEAHRFAITGHRQRRDKKRRESPLEGIPGVGPARRRALLRHFGGLQEIMRASVNELSSVEGVSRKLAQDIYSTLHNE; translated from the coding sequence ATGTTCGACAGCAAACGCTTTCTCACAACTGTTACCCGCAAACCTGGTGTGTATCAGATGTTTGACGACCAGGGTAAGGTGCTGTACGTGGGTAAGGCCAAAAACCTGCGTAATCGTCTCAGCAGTTATTTCCGGGCCAGCGGGCTGACCGCAAAAACCATGGCACTGGTGGAAAAGATTGCGGACATTGAGGTTACGGTAACGCGCAGTGAGACAGAGGCGCTGGTACTTGAGCAAAGCCTGATTAAGTCTCAGCGTCCGCCCTACAATGTCATGCTGAAAGATGACAAGGGCTACCCCTATATCTTTCTGTCCAGCAAAGATACCTTTCCGCGCATTGCCTTTCACCGCGGTGCCAAACGCAAGAAGGGCGATTATTTTGGCCCGTTTCCCAATGCATCCTCGGTGAGAGACAGTCTCAATTTTCTGCAAAAAACCTTTCGGATCCGGACCTGCGAAGACAGTGTTTTTGCCAACCGTTCCCGACCCTGCCTGCAATATCAGATCGAGCGTTGCACCGCGCCCTGTGTAGACTTTATAGACCCGGAAGATTATCAGGCGGATGTGCGGCACGCGCAGATGTTTCTTGCCGGTAAAAGCGACAGCATTATCCGCGAGCTCGCCGATGAGATGGAGAAGGCATCCATGGAGCTGGCGTTTGAGAAGGCGGCGCGGTTGCGGGATCAGATCGTTGCGCTGCGGCGATTGCAATCCGACCAGGTTGCCGAGAGCGGCGGTGCAGATGTGGACGTGCTTGGGGTCGCGACTTCCGGCGGGATCTGCTGTGTCCATGTGTTGTTTGTACGCCAGGGAAGAATCCTCGGCAGCCGAAGTTACTACCCCAGCGAAAAGCTCGGCCTGGATGATGCCGCCTTGCTGTCTGCCTTCATTCCCCAGTTCTACCTGGGCACCAGTAGGGAGCTTCCCCGCCAGATTCTGGTGTCGGAGCCATTGGACGACTTAGAGGCTTTGCAGCAGGCACTGACCAAGCAGGCGGGGAAAGACATCCAAGTCGTGCATCGCCTGCGGGGTAATCGCGCTACCTGGGTCGAGATGGCGCAGCAGGCGGCCAGCCAGAACCTGCAGAGCCGCACCGCATCACAACAAAAGCTGCAAGACCGGTTCGAAAACCTGCAGGAAGTACTGCGGCTCGATGGGCTACCCGAGCGCCTCGAATGTTTCGATATCAGTCACTCCAGTGGTGAGGCGACGGTGGCGTCCTGCGTGGTGTTTGACACCGGTGGCCCGGTAAAATCCGACTACCGCCGCTTCAATATTGAGGACATTACCGCCGGCGACGATTATGCGGCAATGAGCCAGGCCCTGAAGCGTCGCTACACCCGCTTGTCGAATGGTGAGGGGCGGTTTCCGAATATCCTGCTCATCGACGGAGGCAAGGGGCAGGTGACCCAGGCTGTGGATGCCCTGAACCAGCTCGGCGTCACCGGTGTGCAGATTATTGGCGTGTCCAAGGGGACCACCCGGAAAGCGGGCTTTGAGACCCTGCATGTGGTTGCCGAAGGCCGTGAGTTGGTACTGGGGGCCGATTCTCCCGCTTTGCACCTCATCCAGCAGGTGCGGGACGAAGCCCACCGGTTTGCTATCACCGGGCACCGGCAGCGCCGTGACAAAAAGCGTCGCGAATCCCCGCTGGAAGGCATACCGGGTGTCGGTCCAGCGCGGCGGCGGGCGCTACTGCGCCATTTTGGGGGGCTGCAAGAGATTATGCGCGCTTCCGTGAATGAGCTATCCAGTGTTGAGGGCGTGAGCCGCAAACTTGCTCAGGATATATACTCGACCCTGCACAACGAATAG
- the pgsA gene encoding CDP-diacylglycerol--glycerol-3-phosphate 3-phosphatidyltransferase: MTLANQLTLLRVALIPVFVLVFYLPYNWSYIASALIFSIAAATDWLDGYIARKLNQSTPFGAFLDPVADKLMVATALVLLVDLHNHRLFTIAAAVIIGREIAVSALREWMAELGQRNSVAVSFIGKIKTTAQMAAIIVLLAFDVREFPIMETIGYVLLYIAAALTLWTMVLYIRAAWPALTADPVDDSEG; this comes from the coding sequence ATGACCCTAGCCAATCAATTGACCTTGCTGCGCGTAGCGCTAATTCCGGTTTTCGTGCTGGTATTTTATCTTCCGTACAATTGGAGCTATATCGCCTCAGCGCTCATATTTTCCATTGCCGCCGCGACGGACTGGCTGGATGGCTACATCGCCCGCAAATTGAATCAAAGCACGCCGTTCGGGGCTTTTCTCGATCCCGTCGCTGACAAGTTGATGGTGGCTACGGCTCTGGTTTTGCTGGTGGATTTGCATAATCACCGTCTGTTTACCATCGCGGCAGCGGTGATTATTGGCCGGGAGATTGCTGTATCGGCACTGCGAGAGTGGATGGCCGAGCTTGGGCAGCGCAACAGTGTCGCGGTCTCATTTATCGGTAAGATCAAAACCACCGCCCAGATGGCGGCAATCATCGTACTTCTGGCGTTTGATGTGCGGGAGTTCCCGATCATGGAAACCATCGGTTATGTGTTGCTGTACATCGCCGCTGCGCTGACGCTCTGGACCATGGTGCTGTACATTCGCGCTGCCTGGCCGGCACTTACCGCTGACCCTGTCGATGATTCTGAAGGCTGA
- a CDS encoding S8 family serine peptidase: MLLSCIRNFFAVITVVFCFSAGAVAESWVLVVHGNKIHQKTLDDIAAAGGKITLTVPEIGVLLVEGDSSFGESVNTLSGVKHAGVNASFQFYEPIVAEGMTLDAAANPPLSGDDDFFFDLQWGHVAVNAVESWNAGNTGKGVRVAIIDGGYDLDHPDLAPNIDYNASMDFTGEGLAYTLPDTFSHGTHVAGTVAAADNGIGTIGVAPDATLILLKALGDAGSGSFGAVAAAIVHAANQDADVINMSLGAAFPASEPGAAALRTMMSRATNYAYQAGVTIITAAGNDSTDGDKDRNNLNLPADSPHAISISATGPQGWAAGNGNLDNLAIYSNYGQSLIDFAAPGGDYTYYLSNNDVCTVGPITNLCGVFDFVFSTGNGGWYWSVGTSMASPHAAGVAALIIGANGGDMHPAQVEAALAQGSLDLGKPGNDDVYGAGLVQSPK; the protein is encoded by the coding sequence ATGCTTCTAAGTTGTATTCGTAACTTCTTCGCTGTCATCACCGTTGTATTCTGCTTTTCTGCCGGGGCCGTCGCCGAGTCCTGGGTACTGGTGGTACATGGCAATAAAATTCACCAGAAAACATTGGACGATATTGCTGCCGCAGGCGGAAAAATCACCCTCACTGTGCCTGAGATCGGCGTATTGCTGGTAGAAGGTGACAGTAGCTTTGGCGAGAGCGTCAACACCCTTTCCGGTGTTAAACACGCGGGCGTCAACGCATCCTTCCAGTTCTATGAGCCGATTGTCGCTGAGGGCATGACACTCGACGCCGCGGCGAACCCACCGCTCAGTGGTGATGATGATTTCTTCTTCGACCTTCAGTGGGGGCATGTCGCCGTGAATGCGGTGGAATCCTGGAACGCTGGAAACACAGGCAAAGGCGTACGGGTAGCCATTATCGATGGCGGCTACGACCTGGATCACCCGGATCTGGCCCCCAATATCGACTACAACGCCAGCATGGATTTCACCGGTGAAGGGCTTGCCTACACCCTGCCAGACACCTTCAGCCACGGCACCCATGTTGCGGGTACCGTTGCGGCTGCCGACAACGGCATTGGCACCATCGGTGTGGCGCCCGACGCGACGCTGATCTTGCTCAAAGCCCTGGGTGATGCCGGCTCTGGCTCATTTGGCGCTGTCGCTGCGGCGATTGTGCATGCGGCCAATCAGGACGCAGACGTCATCAACATGAGCCTGGGTGCTGCCTTCCCCGCGAGCGAGCCCGGCGCTGCGGCACTGCGCACCATGATGTCTCGCGCTACCAACTACGCCTACCAGGCGGGGGTGACCATCATCACTGCCGCGGGCAACGACTCAACCGATGGCGACAAAGACCGCAACAACCTGAATCTGCCGGCTGATTCGCCTCACGCCATTTCCATTTCCGCCACTGGCCCGCAGGGCTGGGCTGCAGGTAACGGCAACCTCGACAATCTGGCGATTTACTCCAACTATGGTCAGTCCTTGATCGACTTCGCGGCGCCGGGTGGCGACTACACCTATTACCTAAGCAATAACGATGTGTGCACCGTTGGCCCCATCACCAATCTCTGCGGTGTCTTTGATTTTGTGTTCAGTACCGGTAACGGTGGCTGGTACTGGTCGGTCGGCACCAGCATGGCATCGCCGCATGCGGCGGGCGTTGCAGCGCTGATCATCGGTGCAAATGGTGGCGACATGCACCCTGCCCAGGTTGAGGCAGCCCTCGCCCAGGGGTCACTGGATCTGGGCAAGCCCGGCAATGACGATGTGTATGGCGCAGGCCTGGTTCAGTCTCCCAAATAA
- a CDS encoding HNH endonuclease family protein, whose translation MASALADESDKYRRSEWLPRWSDTDRDCQDTRHELLIRYSLAPVTYTDRSSCKVESGLWMDPYTGSFFELASDLDVEHIVPLKWAHERGGAHWSRAQKRAFAEDPDNLWLVDDGRNQSKGHRGPDEWMPPYGPVRQFYLRRFMAVAEKYGLQATPAESRIFLAMLESPYRG comes from the coding sequence ATGGCGAGTGCGCTCGCGGATGAGAGCGATAAATATCGCCGCAGCGAGTGGCTGCCGCGCTGGTCGGATACAGACCGTGATTGCCAGGATACGCGCCACGAGCTATTGATTCGTTATTCGCTGGCGCCGGTCACCTACACCGACCGCAGTAGTTGCAAGGTGGAAAGTGGATTGTGGATGGACCCCTATACGGGGAGCTTCTTTGAATTGGCATCGGATCTCGACGTCGAGCATATCGTGCCGCTGAAGTGGGCCCACGAGCGCGGCGGCGCACACTGGTCCCGCGCACAGAAGCGGGCATTTGCGGAGGACCCCGACAATCTCTGGCTGGTGGATGACGGGCGCAATCAAAGCAAGGGCCATCGGGGCCCGGATGAATGGATGCCCCCGTACGGTCCGGTTCGGCAATTTTACTTGCGACGGTTTATGGCGGTGGCCGAAAAGTATGGGTTGCAAGCGACCCCGGCGGAGTCCCGAATTTTTCTGGCGATGCTGGAAAGTCCGTATCGCGGCTGA